The DNA segment ttaactaaTATACATTCTTGttgtgataataaaaatatattatctcCATTTCCATGAATTTGTACAAAAAAACCATCTTTTTCaacattataatttaatatttcaaCTCTAATTTCTTCATAAGAGcagttattattttcatgaaTATGTTTACCTATAATCAcataactttttattttatttattttttcaattttatcataAACATTTTCTATACACCATTgtcttaaaataaaatatacataataattttccaCTTCACTAATAGATATGCCatttattttacaatatGTTTGgttcttttctttttcatttttattatccttATTATTGTTTAAGGGCTCTTCAACAATGTTttgatataaatttttatttccatctTTTGAATCAATATGATTATCTTCTTTAATATCTGTAATAGAagatatatgttttattccgatttttttttttatacaacataattttaaatctAACAGATTAtcaaaatgtttttttttatttaagtatttttcttcatatggtatattttttttcacattatcaattctatatttatttattaaaaaaatggaatttGGCAATAACTTATCGGATGAACAATCTTCGTacaaattcattttttttattccctTTAACAATTTTGACAATCTTGACAATTTTGACAATCTTGATAAGTTTGATACGTTTGATAATTTGCTATTTGATTGACAGACTTTATGTCAGTTTTTTGGAAatgggaaaataaaaatgaggaAATTTAATTTGCGTATTTGCAACATTCATGTATTTGATAGGATctccaaaaaaaatgaaataaaaaaaagaaaaaaaaactggagtttattatcaaaataaatctcacaatttaattataacTCCATTATTAGCTTAGTCATCATATTTAAGAAGaatgacaaaataaaaaggaagaaaaaagaaagaaaaaaagaaagaaaaaaagaaaaaagaagaaaaaaaaagaaaaaaaaagaaaaaaaagaaaaaaaagaaaaaaaataaaacaaatggGTTAGtatatgtgcatatttatacatatatatccACGTGGagataaatgtatataaaagtgaaaaatgtaaaatgtaaaatgaaaaaatttatGTTTCAAAGAAATACAATAATTATCACCTTTCTACTGTCTGCATTTATTTCGTATATATAGTTCGCCTAGCAGCGTGAATTGTTCcctttattttgattattttgattattttttttatttttttatttttttatttttttgattttttatttttttatttttttgattttttatttttttgattttttattcttaagCATACTATGTTTTCCTACAAATGATTTTTTTGCCATCCTCATTTATtccaattttaaaaataaaataatttttattgaaATAAGGGAAAAAttacatatttaaataatattactCATTGAGCgcatgataattttttttttttttttgggaaaatattttaaagttaATTATGAATATACTTTCAcagttatataaaaaattaaaatgataaatattgTCAAATAACAAAAGTTAATCCATAAGATATATAAGTAtgacattatatataaatgtgtaaaaatcaaaaaaaaaaaaaaaaaaaaaaaaatgttatagcTATAGTTGTAGTTAAATTTATAGCCagtatatatgcatataataataacagcTTATTATTACCATAAGCCtagatgaaaaagaaaaagaaaaagaatatttatttgaattgATATAATCTGCCAACATTTCTGATagaatatttttgttattatatccatatatatagtatgtACTACTTCAAATAGAAAAGGTCAACTTCCCAGTGGTTTcctttatataaaataaaacctTCCTCATTTactggaaaataaaaaaataaaataatgtaaataacAGGATATATACATAGGTTCTTTCCTAGTTAATGTTATTCATTTCTCCTTGTTTTTGAAACAAgataattaacaaaaaaatgtgcAGATAAggaatataattaatataattaatatttttagatTGAAAGATACAGATATGTATGTAAAGagaaaacaaataaatgacTTACCAAGATGAATTAATGCATCATCAGATATATTCGATTCGGCTGATTGTATTATTGATTGAGCTAAATTTCGTAAATcctagaaaaaaaaaaaaaaaaaattatattttttatcttaaATATTCATACTTTACGTCAAAATTTGTTCATGTGTgtgttattatataatattctcAACGTTACAAACcttgttatttattttatttccacTTATTTGAGCTATCTTTATAATATCTTTCTTAAATAATCCGGAAAGTGCTTTGGCTGATTTGCCTCTTGAagctttattattttttttttctttaaaatcCATAACTTTTAAAGATAAAGGataaaaaatagttttttgatatattacAACAACTTCTTTAGCATGTTCTAATGTTACAATATTTGATAAATCTGCTCGTGCTCTTGCTTGACATAATCTTATAAGTGATTCTAATTGTCTTATTGTTATTGGGAtacttatattattatgtgctATAGAAGCATTTCTTagatgtatataaaatttttttatatattgttttgCTTCATTTGATAAAATTGGAAATAAAGATTTCCtacaatatttaataaatattcctAATAGTTCAATTGGCAAATAATTAGATTCGTCAATTTGTTTACATTTATTTGTAAGATTATATtgaaaatcaaaaaaaatagattCATCAAAATTATCATCTTTTTCAACAAATGTAGAATCATCATTACAtcttatattttcaaaattatttttttcgttctGATCATGTAAATAGGAATTTTTTCTTGTATCATTAGTAGatgttattaaataatttgaaaTATGCATATCTTTTTCTTCGGATATTTTATCAGCTAATAAAAAAACCATATCAAATCTACTTAATAATGGTAAAggtattttaatattatcaaaaattgttttattataattatattttccttCTTTAGGATTAGATGCAGCAATTATAGTGCATCTAGTTTTTAGATTACATACAATTCCTGCTTTtgatatattaatacattgACTCTCCATACATTCTAAAAAAGATTGTTGATCTTTTAAAGATATTTTATCTAATTCATCAATACAACATATACCTTTATCAGATAATACTAATGCACCACCTTCTAAagaatattcattatttgttGAATCTTTAACAGCAGATGCAGTTAATCCATTTATACTAGTTGAGGTactacaaataaataaacttttttctattatattacttatatattgtaaaattCGACTTTTTCCTAACCCAGGATCAccaattaataataaatgtatatttccTCTTCTTTTTATTTCACCAAATTGATCATATATTGTTTTTCCTCCTAATAAACTTAACAATAATCCTgcttttatataataattcataACTACACGTGGACAGAATGAACtaactaataaataaaatttattatttttatatttttcaaaatcttttataaaatttaaagtatttttatcaaaatcaATTAAAGGATTTGCCAAATTATTATGATgtgattcattttctttatcaaTAGAGTTTGCAACTTTATTTATGTAATCATTGTTAAggtaattattatttatatcaaacATATCCAAGAAATCTCCATACATATTTAATGTGGGAATGCTTTCTTCAtttctaaaaaaattatcatttttttttttatttttgtctattttatattctttatcatctatatttatttcatcgTAATTTTGATTCATGTGTAAATCTTTTTcgtttatatttgttaagTTAGTAGAgcagttattattattttgtaattcCAAATTATTAgacttatttttttcaacattGTCTATATAAGATTGCCATAAAAGagttgaatatattttttttttttcgttctTAATTTTTTGGATATTAAAagtgttattattataatatttttttgatgacAATGAAAATATCGAAATACAATCAATATACATGTTAAAAATTgaattttttccatttattaaataattattaatatgagATATAACTTTTAGTATCCCTAAAACTTCTACATAATTTCCAGGTAAACATGtgttaacaaaaaattttGATACCTCAACTGTAACtaacaaattttttatattagatGTATTATCTGTTTCGTAAATATTagatgtattttttttattttcctttaaaattattttttgatattctATTGATTTTGCTGATTCTCGTATTGGAGCAAAATTTTTACTatcacaattttttattagaCATTTTTTAGGTATTTCAAATTTACCATCTATAAAttctattttaaatatatatttacatttttcacATATAAAATcaatttttgttattaataGTTGTATAGGAGAAATTCTTAATACACTTCCTCTTAAACAAACTAATTGATTAACTTTTTCgctttttaaatttttaaatttattaattttattccaattatataaatatattgttatttgtgtagaaaaaaaatatgtacgaAAAATTTCAGAATCTTTATATCGATCATATTTTAgatcatttaataaaatattattagatTTTACTTTTTCTACTTCTTCATTTTGGATGAAACTTTTAATTTtagattcattttctttataaaagatattattttctacatCATCATTTATTCTTTTTTCTGTCTCTCTCatatttttgtgttttttgtgtgaaatatttttttccttaaaTATTTGATCCTCATCttctatttcatttattcCTAAACCATGATacaataataaatgaattgcaactttcataaattttaaaacGATTTCTGGGTTTTTTTTAAGTTcatgtaaaaatatttcattattaggAGGCgcgtttttatttattatttttttattatctaaaaaaaattcaaagtTCAAAATAACATCCTTATCAATGCTAAACAAGTATTCCCAATTCTTGTTGAAAAATTTGACCCAGCTCAAAATAAGTTTCTTCACTTCATCTGGCAGAGAAACGGAATGAGAAACGGATGATAAACGGATGATAAACGGAATGAGAAACGAAACAGGTACACCATTTGATACTATACAATTTGATCACAAGTTGAATGCACATttgtatatgtttatattacCATTTAATTCCAATTTGTTGAAATAAAGTTGCACTATTTTatccattttatatatatgcataaattaTTCACTTATCatactattatattttatattaaaagcTGGGGTTATACATCCCAGAATACAAAGACAAAATGTTAAGCCATACATTCAGGCATTATATTACAAAATACATGATACGTGATACATGTGTATATACACTTGTATTGAGTTAGAACTTACTAttactttttatattaaattattttgtaaCAATTAGAAGAATTAATAGAAACAACTAGCcattttttaatcatatttttaaaaatatctaAATTGAAAATTAACATTGAGATGTAATCGCATATGTGTATAACATTTATCATGAACAAATAATACCTTGGGGTTATaagccaaaaaaaaaaaaaaaaaaaaaaaaaaaaaaaaatattaaaaaatgtttacaaaatattaacTCGCATTTGTTTATCTCCttagtatatattaattatttgttTACATTTATATCGTTGaaattgtgaaaataaacatgatataataaagtaaaataaagtaaaataattGTGATATAAATGGATgggtattatttttttcttactATATATACTATTTCTTAACAaaccttttatttttataaatccgttttttatttcatatcacaattattttactttattttattttactttattaTACCATGtttattttcacaatttCAACGATATAAATATGAGTTAAACAAAACGAAAACACATGAAAGAGAGAGGGTTGGTATAACGATAGTCCTAAAATGATcattttataaaagaaaaaatagcagacaatttgtaaaaatttaaactccttttatttactattttaCTACTTATTTCAATTATGTTATTTGATCGAACAACACATTTCTATAATATATTGTGTatgtaatattattatatttataaaatttttataaggGTATATACCACACACCAAATATAcacacatgtatatatttatgtattggAAGGtatcctttttattttttttgttatttcatAAGTTTTATTTGGTTTTATTCTTTTTACAATATGTTGTTCTGTATATATATAGCGAAAAGCTTGAAACcccaaattatattttttattcccataaaaaaaaatgaaaataaaaaatataaaatataaaataaaaaatgataccATTATATAATCATGTTCATTTCTAATAAGattataaaaaagtataatgataaaatatctcatttataatttatttaacaataacttttaaaaataaatataggactatcaaataaataggacgatattttatttttttaccaaATTGTAAATTTCTAGTGATagttatcattattttatttatgttatatgaaggttatattcttttattaaCTGTTTTACATTTCcatttcatatttataatacaattaataaaaattgtaaaaaaatataaattccATAACATTACCCCATTtgacataaatataataaaatgaaattgtACGCTTGTCGCGAATACGccaaaaagtaaaaaaagatgaaaaaaaggtgaaaaaaaggtgaaaaaaaaggtgaaaaaaaaggtgaaaaaaaaggtgaaaaaaaaatgaaaaaaaaggtgaaaaaaaaatgaaaaaaaaggtgaaaataattaaatacgTTATACAAGTAgagtaatatataaatgaggCACCTAAAAATATACGATACAATTcaaggaaaatataaatattcttaAACTAGgttattgaaaatatattacccATATTGTCCGTATATATACTACTTAAATTTATTGAGGAATACAAttgcatataaaaaaaggcatatatatttatgtatatatttgtatatattttgtatatattttgtatatatttttacgtgcctaattatatacatatatacgaTTTCTTAAGTACAATAAACTTTACGCAGcatattatgcatatatatacatgtaccccaaaaaaggaaataaaaaaattaaaaaataaatacaaaaaagttaaaaaaaaatgaataaaatatcaataaaattgatataaTTTATACACAAATTATAGGAAagtaattttaatttttaagatcatatatattgaaaatatttcaaaaaaagaagaaataaaaaaaaggaaaaataattaaCATTTGTTAATTGTTTCTATaaagattatatatatatatatatgtatgtataatttaaaaaaatataattttaagaaaatcaataagtattaaaaatatatacatatattatatatatgagataaatacaaaagaaaagaaaaatgcCAAATCGAGTAAACTATTATGAAGTTTTAGGGGTGCCTCAAGATGCTGATATAAgcgtaataaaaaaatcatatagAACCCTTGCTATGAAATGGCATCCGggtaattatatttttaaaaaagcataaacaaatatatataaatgaataaattttGATGATGGCATAATAATATGTGCCCCAATAGCATACACAGCCATGCGcacacaaaaaaacaaataagcAAAAAATTATTCATCTCTAAAATTTTGTATTTAGCTTGTAtcatgtttatatttatgctTATACCTTTCGTAGATAAAAACCCAAACAATAAAGCCGAAGCAACTGAGCGATTTAAGCAAATTTCAGAGGCTTATGAAGTATTGTCAGATCCTAAAAGACGAAGAAAATATgattgtaataaaaatattatttatattatatacactgTTTTGTGTGTCATATCAAAATATTTCTACTTCTCCAACTGCACATATTACAAAaagtatacatttttaaaaatattattattgatttttttttttttttttttttttttttttttttcagtatATGGAACTGATGAAGGATATGTAATGGGGGATAACGACGAATTTTCAAActttcataaaaattttgGATTTAATGATGCTCAAAGAATATTTGAAATGTTTTTTGGTGATTCAACACCATTTGGAAATGATTCATTTTTTGGAGAAGTCATGGGTTCATCTTTTGGAGATAAAAGACGAGGAAGAATGGGTCGATCTACTGATCcatttgataatttttttggatCATCATTTAACATATCTTTTGGTCCCTCTTCATTTGACAGTAATATTACTCTATAAAATTTAGCCACACATCATATTCTGTATgcattatatacatatgcattatatacatatatatgggCAAGAATCGGTGCTAAAATAGTGAAGCAAATTGTCCATGTCAtcatatcattattatttttttttatttttttatttttttttatttttttttattattttttattattttttttttttttattttttttttttttttcacagaTTTCATGGATGGAGGCTCGTGTTTCACATCTGTTGAGACCTCAACTTCAAATGGCGGGAAATTTAAAAACAGAGTTGTGAAAACTTCAACATCTAAAACAACATCTATTATTAATGGAAGAAGAGTTACCAGAATAGAAACTGTAAAGACATTACCAAATGGTACAATTGAAAGGACTGTGActgaaaaagaagaagatgGAAGAGGGAATGTCAATGTAAGACAATTACCATCTTATGAAATGCGAAAAAGTAAAagataattttaaaacaaaattaaaaaaaaaaaaaaaaaaaaaaaaaaaaaaaaggagagAAGTATGGATAACcggaaaagaaaaaaaaattgttataaaatttagaaaCAGTTCAATTAATCAAGTATTGTTTATATTACTTTATTTACGATAACTCGtaagtatatttataataataataataatattatttaaattttaattgtaaaatttttttagatttaatcgattatttattttttattttaattagaTATAACCATTATGTacgattttttatatgaatatttttctttatcctTTTGTCTCTTCTCCTTTTCATTCTCTATATGTGTATACactattttataaaaataagtggtaaaaaacattatagttttattttttttaagtaattaatataattttatttgtaaacAAATAAACCATATATATTCCctttatatgataaaaataattttatatccaCCCATAACTTATCAAAATGTTATATGTActgatatattatattatttgggGTTTCTATTTAAgaaaattgaaaaatatcgttacaattttttaaaatgctatataattaatttggttaatatttataagtcTAACGCATTGTCtgcattttataaaatgGGAAGGGAAAAGTGTcacaaatattaaataatagttgtgtgaaatgaaaaaaaaaaaatacatataaatagaTATGTTAACAATGAtgacaataaaaaatatatagtttatttTAGTTGAAAGCGGTATGAATATTGTATAAAACGAATTTATTATTGCAAGTTggcaaaataaaatttgtcttaaatttataaactaaaaaataaaaaaataaaataaaaaaataaccaattgaatttttatgttataaaataaatatataaacatttttgggatatgcattatatttgttaattttattttcacaaaATTAGTAGTTAAATGAATTTtcgtaataattttttttatatttttccagCATCTTTGAAAAAGtttcttgttttttttgttccgATTTAATAGGTGATTGATCTTGTtcattgttcatttttaatgATGTCAACTCGTTTTTAAAAGCTTCGTTAGATTCGCGAGCTTCGTTAGATTCGTGAGCTTCGTTAGATTCGTGAGCTTCGTTAGATTCGTGAGCTTCGTTAGATTCGTGAGCTTCGTTAGATTCGTGAGCTTCGTTAGATTCGTGAGACTTTTTTTGTTTGCTTGCTTcgaaacaaaaatatttataaaaatttaataaaggGTATTTATTGATCATAACTTTA comes from the Plasmodium yoelii strain 17X genome assembly, chromosome: 6 genome and includes:
- a CDS encoding DNA helicase MCM8, putative, with product MDKIVQLYFNKLELNDEVKKLILSWVKFFNKNWEYLFSIDKDVILNFEFFLDNKKIINKNAPPNNEIFLHELKKNPEIVLKFMKVAIHLLLYHGLGINEIEDEDQIFKEKNISHKKHKNMRETEKRINDDVENNIFYKENESKIKSFIQNEEVEKVKSNNILLNDLKYDRYKDSEIFRTYFFSTQITIYLYNWNKINKFKNLKSEKVNQLVCLRGSVLRISPIQLLITKIDFICEKCKYIFKIEFIDGKFEIPKKCLIKNCDSKNFAPIRESAKSIEYQKIILKENKKNTSNIYETDNTSNIKNLLVTVEVSKFFVNTCLPGNYVEVLGILKVISHINNYLINGKNSIFNMYIDCISIFSLSSKKYYNNNTFNIQKIKNEKKKIYSTLLWQSYIDNVEKNKSNNLELQNNNNCSTNLTNINEKDLHMNQNYDEINIDDKEYKIDKNKKKNDNFFRNEESIPTLNMYGDFLDMFDINNNYLNNDYINKVANSIDKENESHHNNLANPLIDFDKNTLNFIKDFEKYKNNKFYLLVSSFCPRVVMNYYIKAGLLLSLLGGKTIYDQFGEIKRRGNIHLLLIGDPGLGKSRILQYISNIIEKSLFICSTSTSINGLTASAVKDSTNNEYSLEGGALVLSDKGICCIDELDKISLKDQQSFLECMESQCINISKAGIVCNLKTRCTIIAASNPKEGKYNYNKTIFDNIKIPLPLLSRFDMVFLLADKISEEKDMHISNYLITSTNDTRKNSYLHDQNEKNNFENIRCNDDSTFVEKDDNFDESIFFDFQYNLTNKCKQIDESNYLPIELLGIFIKYCRKSLFPILSNEAKQYIKKFYIHLRNASIAHNNISIPITIRQLESLIRLCQARARADLSNIVTLEHAKEVVVIYQKTIFYPLSLKVMDFKEKKNNKASRGKSAKALSGLFKKDIIKIAQISGNKINNKDLRNLAQSIIQSAESNISDDALIHLVNEEGFILYKGNHWEVDLFYLK
- a CDS encoding heat shock protein DnaJ, with translation MPNRVNYYEVLGVPQDADISVIKKSYRTLAMKWHPDKNPNNKAEATERFKQISEAYEVLSDPKRRRKYDLYGTDEGYVMGDNDEFSNFHKNFGFNDAQRIFEMFFGDSTPFGNDSFFGEVMGSSFGDKRRGRMGRSTDPFDNFFGSSFNISFGPSSFDNFMDGGSCFTSVETSTSNGGKFKNRVVKTSTSKTTSIINGRRVTRIETVKTLPNGTIERTVTEKEEDGRGNVNVRQLPSYEMRKSKR